GAGTCGTCATCGTTGGCATTGCAAGTCTTTGAAAGCCCCCTGGCTTGCTCCACCCACTCGCTTTTCGTCTCCAGGGGATGCATCATTGCTGCCTCAGTAACCACAGAGTTGCGGTCATTGTCCTCGCCTTGTGTCTCGTCATCCTCTATATACAATGAGTTCACTTTCTCCAGCAAATCCCGTATCTCCTTTTCTTTCACCTCCCAAATATCCTGGGTTGTATTCAAATCACTCCTAATAGCCTCCAAATCCGTGTTCAAGCGCAGTCCAATGTATAAACTAGTATCCAGCTGCGTTttgatcctctcctcctccagaaaCAAATCGTTCTCTAATGATGTATCAGCCTCGAGGGCTAAAGTTTCAGTGTGTGTCGCATGGGCCGTTGATACCCACATAGCGGTCTCTCCCGCGCTGAGTTCCACCTTTTTACTTGACAGCTCCTCTTGCCTTCGCTCCATCCACCTCTGGTTAAGTTCCTCTTGGATCTCCACAGTAATGCTGTCCATGAGCGCTTCGTGCTCAGCCAATTCATCCTGAAGTCGAATCACCTCCTCACACCGTTGGGCATACTCCTCGAACTGGGCAACAGCCTCCGCCGAGCACGGCTTCTCACCCTCCTGCTTGGAGAGCCCGTCAGAATGCGCATCCACTAAGTATGTGTCCTGCACGTAATTGATCCCATGCATTTTCATTCTGTCAAAATGAACTTTAGCTTCATACCTTTCTATCGCTCTGTCCAGTTCTTTAATTCTCTGGATCTGTTGGCGGATTGTGTGGTCCTGGGATATGACCAAGTGAACCAAAGTTTCCATTTTCTCCCCAGTGGGCGCATCCTTGGACACGGTTTGCGCCctcttgttatttattttatccaACTTTCTGAAAGCTTTCCTGACAATCCGACGTTGTTTCTCAGGTGAGAAGCCCATGGTGGCTCTTGCTGTCCCCTTGTAAATGCACGGGCTCTCCTTACTGAGCACCACACGCGCCTCTGCGCTCCGGGGTCCATGGTTAGCCAAAGAAGCCTCATTTTTAACCAACACAAACCGCAcgttctcctgctcctctccccacGCGCCCCAAAGTCGAAGGATCTTTGTTTTATTCGGCAAAATTCTTTCAGATCCTCTCCATTTTTCTACGATGCAATAGGACTGGGTTGATCCCGAGAGCATAGCTGCAGAGACACGTTGTTTCAAGTTTTGATCCTCTAGGAGCACATTGACCACATCTGCACATGTTGTGCGCTTTGACAGTCCGGAGACAAGCTTCTCTTCTCGGCAAACCCACACAGATATCTTACTTTCCTTGGACTCCATCATAAACTAAAACGAAACGTTATTCCCCTTTAGAATACCATTCAAATTCCGTTTTTTGAGGAGGGAAACGGATTAGAACAGAGTTTTGTCATGCAAGTGCTAAATTAATTGTACATCCACATACGTTAGAAAATAAAGCAACATCCAACATTCTGATATAAATTGTTCATTTTACGCGTTCCCTCAAGTAGTTGGTAGAGGATGGGAAGTCCATGTAGCCGCTGTCGCTGTTTGCTCTGTGTCCAAGTAAGCACACTCAACTGCGCCCTTTGCGCGCTGTGCGTACAACCGGAGACTCGCTCTGCTTTGATCACATGACAACTTTACAGTTCCTAAACACAACAAGTAACACCGCCCATGAAGTGTGTTACTCTCCCAGAGAACCTGATTGCGTATTTTGATAAAACatgataacaacaacaacaacactattatcaatgaataacaacaacaaacgaCTAATACTACAACTAATAATTATAACAATAATTACAACAACTACCACATCAATAACAATAGTAGTGATATACTAAATTATAACAACACTTAGAATAATAAGTGTATACATGCGCATAATATAACTAATATTAATTTATAATAATTTACTGTCCCTTGACTGATGTACCTGGGCTGGTGCCTTGGCTGATGCCGACATAAACGCAGACAGCCCTGGGGGTTATGCAACACTTCAAATAGTGACAATGGGAGGTGTGAAATAAGGTACTGACATCCCTAAATCAGAAGATGTTATCTTACTGCTGAGCATATATacttacaaaaaaaataataatgcatTAGCATGCAGTGTACAAAGTAAGACTAATTTACACACATCTGCATAGGAGGCTGTAGCCTAATACATTGCACCATGCATCGTCTCTGGGTGACACACACATTTCACTTGACTAACAAACACCACAACAAACAGATGGTAAAAGAAAAGCGATTGTATTGAGTCAGCTTCGCGGGGTTCCACAATATATATTGCCTCATCTCACTTTTCTATTCATACATGCTGATCATCAACATCAGCTTATTAACAACCCAGTGGTAAAAAAAAtatggttgaatcaatgtttccGCGTAATTTCAACAAAAAATAATGAATTGTGATGACACTGAATCAACGTGGGAAAAGTAAGGGATTTGTTTTTCTTCCAGCTAACTATTCATCTAAATCCAATTACATGGTGACAttctttgttgatttcacattgaattcctGTTAGATGACAAATCAACCAAATGTAAACCTaaactagacgttgaaatgaCATCTGTCCCGAATGGGAAGACACAGTCTGACACTTAGACGACCACTTCCTGGTTCATTCAGAAGGCAGCGTTCTAACCTTGATCTCGAGGATTTATCTGAAATTAAGAGAGACATTCTGACCCCCTGCTGGTACCTGTCACGTGAGGACAGCTACACCATGAATCAAGACCATAGTAAGGAACATTTCACACCCATTATGAGGGTCCAGTATTCTTCCTCTTGTACTCAGATACAGCTGTGTAAAGGACTCCCTAGAAACACAGGGAGTGTAGTAGTCCAAATCTGGCAGGGCTCTGACCCCTGGGAAGATTACACTGGTGCACTGTGCATGGATTTAAAAATGACTCCATAATCAGATCCTCTCACACAcatgagccagacagacagacacacatctgTTAGATATTATGTGGACAGTGTCAGTGGATAGGGAGAGGGCATTCTGTAGATGGACGAGTTGTTCTCTCTGATTACTAAGCACACTAAACTACTGGCGTTACAATCATTACAACATAAAACCGTTACAAGGTGTAATCGATgtctgagtgagtgaatgagagagCAATAGACATACCTAGGCTCCAGGTTAAAATATGCTATTTACAACAGCGTTACAGAATGACCATGTCAGTGCAACAGCCAAACAGCAGCACTGTGACCTTGTCTTTTTTAGGTTGGTCCAATGGACAAGTCTTTCATTTGATAATGGCTCCATCTGGTGTTAGCGTTCAGTATTACCCATGATAACTGTTACGCAAAAAAGGAAAGTGATACATTTTATAATGACACAAatgcttcataaatcattcacaatatatatataattaagcGCAATAGTCATGTTAGATCTAATTCAAAATGAACGAAGCACAGAACTTTAGCTGAGAGAGGGCTGTGCTTTAGGGATGATAACatcgggtggcaggtagcctagcggaaCCTTAgcagctttgggccagtaactgaaaggtcattGGTTCGAGTCCCCCAGCCGAATACATGACAAATCTGttcatgtgcccttgagcaaggcacttaaccctaattcccCATGAAAGTTGCTCTAGATAGTTTACATTTAACAGACACTCCTATCTTTATCAAAGAGTGCAGCCTGTGTAAGTGACTTCACTGGGCTTCATTATTGTTTTTATAGGGACTTCTTTTGTTGTCCCAGATTACGAAAACCAGTTTCATAACTGAAAATACTGCCACATGACATACTGTAACATAATGGAGATACTATAACAAGGCTGGCACCAATACAAAAGGCAGGGAATGGCTCCCTCTGTTGGTTGTTTGTGGTTAGTACAGCTGATGTGTTCTTACATATTATGTCTATTTATCTAAAGGTTAAGTTCTAATTTAATGTATTCATGTGGAGATGCTCTAAATTGTTTTTGTATTCTCACTGTCAGTTGTTCACAAAATAAAAAGGGAGACCATATTTTTCCTGATTTATTTAACTTCAATATTGTATACATACAAAGTATCTAGAAAGCTACAAAATATCGACCACTTTATCAAGAAGGCATCAAAATGTTACGGAGCAAAGACAAGACCATATGCAGTAGAGAACACATACACATAGCAGGTTTTGTTTTCTGTC
The genomic region above belongs to Oncorhynchus mykiss isolate Arlee chromosome 6, USDA_OmykA_1.1, whole genome shotgun sequence and contains:
- the LOC110526375 gene encoding ras association domain-containing protein 10-like — protein: MMESKESKISVWVCREEKLVSGLSKRTTCADVVNVLLEDQNLKQRVSAAMLSGSTQSYCIVEKWRGSERILPNKTKILRLWGAWGEEQENVRFVLVKNEASLANHGPRSAEARVVLSKESPCIYKGTARATMGFSPEKQRRIVRKAFRKLDKINNKRAQTVSKDAPTGEKMETLVHLVISQDHTIRQQIQRIKELDRAIERYEAKVHFDRMKMHGINYVQDTYLVDAHSDGLSKQEGEKPCSAEAVAQFEEYAQRCEEVIRLQDELAEHEALMDSITVEIQEELNQRWMERRQEELSSKKVELSAGETAMWVSTAHATHTETLALEADTSLENDLFLEEERIKTQLDTSLYIGLRLNTDLEAIRSDLNTTQDIWEVKEKEIRDLLEKVNSLYIEDDETQGEDNDRNSVVTEAAMMHPLETKSEWVEQARGLSKTCNANDDDSDTGLSSMHSQDSDNPPVCESLV